One window of the Sporichthya brevicatena genome contains the following:
- a CDS encoding FMN-binding glutamate synthase family protein gives MPGKKLLGAALPVAALAARDLTQRRHALLRNYPVLGHARYLLEALGPELRQYIVAGNSEERPFTRDQRRWVYASAKLENNYFGFGTDNDIEYTEGYPVLKHATLGRLTPPSEPTAAHEAWVPCGKVLGAARGRAGAFRPDSVFNISAMSFGSLSGPAVEALNRGAALADCLQNTGEGGLSDHHRHGGELIFQIGTGYFGCRDERGRFDLARLKDVVASAPVRAIEIKLSQGAKPGLGGLLPAAKVSEEIARVRGIPVGQDCVSPSRHAEFSDADSLLDWVEMVATETGLPVGIKSAVGQDHFWNELAELMVPGTRGVDFITIDGGEGGTGAAPLAFSDHVSLPFRLGFTRAYSAFARRDLTDRIVFVGAGKLGLPDAAVTAFALGADLVNVGREAMLAVGCIQAQKCHTDRCPTGVATQNRWLTRGLDPTLKSVRLANYVKTLRRDVLKLAEACGVHHPALIDADMIELLDRGQSTGTLREVACYEPHWGRLSAADRDELERIMTVTAPVGDAAPASKHAS, from the coding sequence GTGCCTGGAAAGAAGTTGCTCGGAGCCGCCCTGCCCGTCGCCGCCCTGGCCGCGCGCGACCTGACGCAGCGTCGGCACGCCCTCCTGCGGAACTACCCGGTGCTCGGCCACGCCCGCTACCTGCTGGAGGCGCTCGGACCCGAGCTGCGGCAGTACATCGTCGCGGGCAACTCCGAGGAGCGCCCGTTCACGCGGGACCAACGTCGCTGGGTCTACGCCTCGGCCAAGCTGGAGAACAACTACTTCGGCTTCGGGACCGACAACGACATCGAGTACACCGAGGGCTACCCGGTGCTCAAGCACGCGACGCTCGGCCGCCTCACCCCGCCCTCCGAGCCGACCGCGGCCCACGAGGCGTGGGTCCCCTGCGGCAAGGTGCTCGGCGCCGCCCGCGGCCGCGCCGGCGCCTTCCGTCCCGACTCGGTCTTCAACATCTCCGCGATGAGCTTCGGCTCGCTGTCCGGTCCCGCGGTCGAGGCGCTCAACCGTGGGGCCGCGTTGGCCGACTGCCTGCAGAACACCGGCGAGGGCGGCCTGTCCGACCACCACCGCCACGGGGGCGAACTGATCTTCCAGATCGGCACCGGCTACTTCGGGTGTCGCGACGAGCGCGGCCGGTTCGACCTGGCCCGGCTCAAGGACGTCGTCGCCTCGGCCCCGGTGCGCGCGATCGAGATCAAGCTCAGCCAGGGCGCGAAGCCGGGCCTCGGCGGCCTGCTCCCGGCCGCCAAGGTGAGCGAGGAGATCGCCCGGGTGCGCGGGATCCCGGTCGGGCAGGACTGCGTGAGCCCGTCACGGCACGCGGAGTTCTCCGACGCGGACTCCCTGCTCGACTGGGTCGAGATGGTCGCCACCGAGACCGGACTGCCCGTCGGCATCAAGTCCGCGGTCGGCCAGGACCACTTCTGGAACGAACTCGCCGAGCTCATGGTCCCCGGCACCCGCGGGGTCGACTTCATCACGATCGACGGCGGGGAAGGCGGCACCGGCGCCGCGCCGCTCGCGTTCTCCGACCACGTCTCGTTGCCGTTCCGACTCGGGTTCACCCGCGCGTACTCCGCCTTCGCCCGTCGCGACCTGACGGACCGGATCGTCTTCGTCGGCGCCGGCAAGCTCGGCCTGCCCGACGCCGCGGTCACGGCCTTCGCGCTCGGCGCCGACCTCGTCAACGTCGGACGCGAGGCGATGCTGGCCGTCGGGTGCATCCAGGCACAGAAGTGCCACACCGACCGCTGCCCCACCGGGGTCGCCACCCAGAACCGGTGGCTGACGCGCGGACTCGATCCGACGCTCAAGTCGGTCCGCCTCGCGAACTACGTGAAGACGCTGCGACGTGACGTACTCAAGCTTGCCGAGGCCTGCGGGGTGCACCACCCCGCGCTGATCGACGCGGACATGATCGAACTGCTCGATCGCGGCCAATCGACCGGCACGCTGCGCGAGGTCGCCTGCTACGAACCCCACTGGGGCCGGCTGAGCGCGGCCGACCGCGACGAGCTGGAACGGATCATGACCGTCACCGCGCCGGTCGGCGACGCCGCGCCCGCGTCGAAGCACGCGAGCTGA
- a CDS encoding RNA polymerase sigma factor encodes MTNDDLAVVLARAQRGDEEGFREVYRTVHPGLLRYLRVLVGDEAEDVASEAWLQIARDLATFSGTADGFRGWCATIARNRAMDLVRRKKARPVAADEPVEILEQMSSPDDTADAAIALVDGDAALALIATLPRDQAEAVMLRVIVGLDAEAAAEVLGKKAGAVRTAAHRGLKNLAKRLTKPDSDPDGVTSAQSSALKDM; translated from the coding sequence GTGACGAACGACGATCTCGCCGTCGTTCTCGCCCGCGCCCAGCGCGGTGACGAGGAGGGCTTCCGCGAGGTCTACCGCACGGTCCACCCGGGCCTGCTGCGATACCTGCGCGTGCTCGTCGGCGACGAGGCGGAGGACGTCGCGTCCGAGGCCTGGCTCCAGATCGCCCGCGACCTGGCGACGTTCAGCGGCACCGCCGACGGCTTTCGCGGCTGGTGCGCCACCATCGCCCGCAACCGGGCGATGGACCTGGTCCGCCGGAAGAAGGCGCGCCCGGTCGCGGCGGACGAACCGGTCGAGATCCTCGAGCAGATGTCCTCCCCCGACGACACCGCCGACGCCGCCATCGCGCTCGTCGACGGCGACGCCGCGCTCGCGCTGATCGCGACGCTCCCCCGCGACCAGGCCGAGGCCGTGATGCTCCGCGTCATCGTCGGGCTCGACGCGGAGGCCGCTGCCGAGGTCCTCGGCAAGAAGGCCGGCGCGGTCCGCACCGCGGCGCACCGCGGGCTGAAGAACCTGGCCAAACGGCTCACGAAGCCGGACAGTGACCCTGACGGTGTGACATCCGCGCAGTCGAGTGCGCTGAAGGACATGTGA
- a CDS encoding ABC transporter substrate-binding protein, which produces MVAVRRFRQRPFPRARALVVAAALAFSLAACAAEADDGLVARDTGPTAAAGPGPLTIATSFRIDNLDPLENAFWGPEFGYVELLMRPEPNGVPSPWVLQSLTNVDETTWKLTLREGVKFENGKTLDAESLAELIEFCDEENAGFAAAVNLDDAEVTGPLEVTLTTTQPVPGMANILADEANVPVFDVDAYAQHQEAGKPVEDLLDAGLYTGPYAMKSLTSERAELEPMPGYWDGTPGLSHLTIKFVPEATARVQAVQAGEADIALYMPTTMQRNLQGRSDAFFVAGPPNGTTFALQINNARAPYDDPTVRQALLAAIDYRALAEDVLNGLAEVATSSMTADADYVLDLQATDLDKAKRLLDEAGWTAAGSGPRTKDGQKLTLEILTYPQQPDSNTIGVALQAQLKDLGFEVKVSQVPDITEARKGSDWDVAIVGDSILSFTLSPVDGLRQSLHSDSPENYSKVDSPALDAVISELGREFDATKRTELLRRAQQIIADEGLWAATVRRKGMVVTNAKWRNYPLPVANLWVTARTAP; this is translated from the coding sequence ATGGTTGCCGTCCGCCGATTTCGGCAGCGCCCGTTTCCCCGCGCCCGCGCCCTCGTGGTCGCCGCCGCCCTCGCGTTCAGCCTTGCCGCCTGCGCGGCCGAGGCCGATGACGGGCTTGTCGCCCGCGACACCGGCCCCACCGCGGCCGCCGGCCCGGGACCGCTGACCATCGCGACCAGTTTCCGGATCGACAACCTCGACCCACTGGAGAACGCGTTCTGGGGTCCGGAGTTCGGCTACGTCGAACTGTTGATGCGTCCGGAGCCGAACGGTGTCCCGTCGCCCTGGGTGCTGCAGAGCCTGACCAACGTCGACGAGACGACGTGGAAGCTGACGCTGCGTGAGGGCGTGAAGTTCGAGAACGGAAAGACCCTCGACGCCGAGTCGCTCGCCGAGCTGATCGAGTTCTGCGACGAGGAGAACGCCGGCTTCGCCGCCGCGGTGAACCTGGACGACGCCGAGGTCACCGGGCCGCTCGAGGTGACGCTGACGACGACCCAACCGGTGCCCGGGATGGCGAACATCCTCGCCGACGAGGCGAACGTGCCGGTGTTCGACGTGGACGCCTACGCGCAGCACCAGGAGGCCGGCAAACCGGTCGAAGACCTGTTGGACGCCGGCCTCTACACCGGTCCGTACGCCATGAAGTCGCTGACCTCGGAACGCGCCGAGCTCGAGCCGATGCCCGGGTACTGGGACGGGACGCCGGGCCTGTCGCACCTCACGATCAAGTTCGTCCCCGAGGCGACGGCGCGGGTGCAGGCGGTGCAGGCCGGGGAGGCCGACATCGCGCTCTACATGCCGACGACGATGCAGCGGAATCTGCAGGGCCGCAGCGATGCCTTCTTCGTCGCCGGGCCGCCGAACGGCACGACCTTCGCGCTGCAGATCAACAACGCACGCGCCCCGTACGACGACCCGACCGTACGGCAGGCCCTCCTGGCGGCGATCGACTACCGCGCGCTCGCCGAGGACGTCCTGAACGGCCTCGCCGAGGTCGCGACGAGCAGCATGACCGCCGACGCGGACTACGTCCTCGACCTGCAGGCCACCGACCTGGACAAGGCGAAGCGTCTGCTCGACGAGGCCGGCTGGACCGCCGCGGGCTCCGGCCCCCGCACCAAGGACGGCCAGAAACTGACACTCGAGATTCTGACGTACCCTCAGCAACCCGACAGCAACACGATCGGAGTCGCCCTGCAGGCGCAGCTCAAGGACCTCGGGTTCGAGGTCAAGGTCTCGCAGGTCCCGGACATCACCGAAGCCCGGAAGGGCTCGGACTGGGACGTCGCCATCGTCGGCGACTCGATCCTCTCGTTCACCCTCAGCCCGGTGGACGGACTCCGCCAGTCGCTGCACAGCGACTCCCCCGAGAACTATTCGAAGGTCGACAGTCCCGCGCTCGACGCGGTGATCTCCGAACTCGGCCGCGAGTTCGACGCCACGAAACGAACCGAGCTGCTCCGCCGGGCGCAGCAGATCATCGCCGACGAGGGCCTCTGGGCGGCGACCGTCCGCCGCAAGGGCATGGTCGTCACGAACGCGAAGTGGCGGAACTACCCGCTGCCCGTCGCGAACCTCTGGGTGACGGCCCGGACCGCGCCGTAG
- a CDS encoding ABC transporter permease: MVRTVLHRLGQAGVTLLGGALVVFVLLQVTPGDPALRILTARGQQDVAPEAVAAMRAELGLDDPFFVRLRDFLHGLLTGDLGTSWQTGRPVTDEFAGRMEATAILTVSALALAVLGSIALGLLAAAWPGRLPDLASRSVTLVCLVVPSFVFGILLLDVLVVELGFGRVIADGTWGTVGLPALTLALGSIAAWSRILRAGLLEAGSAPYLRVAQARGAGPARRLFVHQLPNALPAYLTLIGMESAFLLAGAPVVESVFTWPGIGRYTVQAVEARDMPVVTGFALLAIGLFVLTSLLVDLVNAWLDPRLRQEAT, translated from the coding sequence GTGGTCCGCACCGTGCTGCACCGGCTCGGGCAGGCCGGCGTCACCCTGCTCGGCGGGGCGCTCGTCGTCTTCGTCCTGCTCCAGGTGACCCCGGGCGATCCGGCGCTGCGGATCCTGACCGCCCGGGGACAGCAGGACGTGGCGCCCGAGGCAGTCGCAGCGATGCGCGCGGAACTCGGGCTCGACGACCCGTTCTTCGTCCGGCTCCGGGACTTCCTGCACGGCCTGCTGACCGGCGACCTCGGCACGTCCTGGCAGACGGGTCGGCCGGTGACCGACGAGTTCGCCGGCCGCATGGAGGCGACGGCGATTCTCACCGTCAGTGCGCTCGCTCTCGCCGTCCTCGGGAGTATCGCCCTCGGCCTGCTGGCCGCGGCCTGGCCAGGCCGACTCCCGGATCTCGCGTCCCGTTCGGTGACCCTGGTGTGCCTGGTGGTCCCGAGCTTCGTGTTCGGCATCCTGCTGCTCGACGTGCTGGTCGTCGAGCTCGGCTTCGGTCGCGTGATCGCCGACGGGACCTGGGGCACGGTGGGACTGCCGGCGCTGACGCTCGCCCTCGGGTCGATCGCGGCGTGGTCACGCATCCTGCGGGCGGGTCTGCTCGAAGCCGGGTCGGCGCCGTACCTGCGGGTGGCGCAGGCGCGCGGCGCCGGCCCGGCGCGCCGGCTGTTCGTGCACCAGCTCCCCAACGCCCTGCCGGCCTACCTCACCTTGATCGGGATGGAGAGCGCCTTCCTGCTGGCCGGCGCCCCGGTGGTGGAGAGCGTCTTCACCTGGCCCGGCATCGGGCGCTACACGGTGCAGGCCGTCGAGGCGCGGGACATGCCGGTGGTCACCGGGTTCGCCCTGCTGGCGATCGGGTTGTTCGTCCTCACCAGCCTGCTCGTCGACCTGGTCAACGCCTGGCTCGATCCCCGGCTGCGGCAGGAGGCGACGTGA
- a CDS encoding ABC transporter permease — translation MSALFGHRGARVGLVLAGLLALLALLGPFLTSDPDAPDYRNQLAGPSWEHWLGTDRAGRDLLARTVAGAQTSLGAALLVTVIATAIGLVVGILAATGGRAVDAVLTRVTDVLLGLPGTVLTLAIVGVLGPGFLNLVLAMSVTGWAGLAKLARAYAGGARARPDVLAARMAGATPTRIALGHVLPGTAALVAVAATLRIGHTVMELAALSFLGLGAQPPTAEWGNMLAESRETLAAAQWQVLGPGVGLVLTVLAATLIADALRDAVDPGNRT, via the coding sequence GTGAGCGCGCTGTTCGGGCACCGCGGTGCCCGGGTCGGCCTCGTGCTCGCCGGACTGCTGGCGTTGCTCGCCCTGCTCGGCCCGTTCCTCACGAGCGACCCCGACGCCCCGGACTACCGCAACCAACTCGCCGGCCCCAGCTGGGAGCACTGGCTCGGCACCGACCGGGCGGGACGTGACCTGCTCGCCCGCACCGTCGCCGGGGCGCAGACCTCCCTCGGGGCCGCGTTGCTGGTCACGGTCATCGCCACCGCGATCGGTCTGGTCGTCGGGATCCTGGCCGCCACCGGGGGGCGCGCCGTGGACGCGGTGCTCACCCGCGTCACCGACGTGCTGCTCGGCCTCCCCGGTACCGTCCTGACCCTCGCGATCGTCGGCGTTCTCGGGCCGGGCTTCCTCAACTTGGTGCTGGCCATGTCGGTCACCGGTTGGGCCGGCCTGGCGAAGCTCGCCCGGGCCTACGCCGGGGGTGCCCGCGCACGCCCGGACGTCCTCGCCGCCCGGATGGCGGGGGCGACGCCGACGCGGATCGCGCTCGGTCACGTCCTGCCCGGCACCGCAGCGCTGGTCGCCGTCGCGGCCACCCTGCGGATCGGGCACACCGTCATGGAACTCGCGGCCCTGTCCTTCCTCGGGCTCGGCGCCCAGCCCCCGACCGCGGAGTGGGGCAACATGCTCGCGGAGAGCCGCGAGACCCTGGCCGCCGCCCAGTGGCAGGTCCTCGGGCCTGGCGTGGGCCTCGTGCTGACCGTCCTCGCCGCGACCCTGATCGCGGACGCCCTCCGCGACGCCGTCGACCCCGGGAACCGGACATGA
- a CDS encoding ABC transporter ATP-binding protein — protein MTSPALQVETLTVRHSNGHLALDGVELTVPAGARIGVVGASGCGKTTLLRAVLGLLPPAAEVTGRILVGGRDVLALSTRERRALLGPVIGYVAQDPFAACDPLRSVRHHVGEAWTAHGRRPPPGAIVDALARVGIPAPQVRAGQRPYQWSGGMLQRATTVAATAHGPLLTLADEPTSALDADLADDALELLVRTSSALLLVSHDLALVARHTDHIVVLSDGQIVEENLSHTLLCSPVHNVTRALVRAARPRPLSPLPARPDAPAVARVHQARRSYRVGPATTTAVDGVCLRVRAGEVVGIVGASGSGKSTLLRIVAGMERPDAGTVLLGDTPVWGRSRAPQTPRPGYVMPVFQNPVSSLDARWSIWRSVTEPLVLRGARLSRTQRRDRARAELAAVGLDGLDVDRLPGSLSVGQCQRVAVVRALIAEPALVVADEPTASLDVEAAATVAAYLRSAADRGVGVLVVSHDEPRLRSYADRVLRMREGKLCGAPAPVDPTLSGATGSPRDPRTPPR, from the coding sequence ATGACGTCCCCGGCGCTGCAGGTCGAGACACTGACGGTCCGTCATTCCAACGGCCATCTCGCGCTGGACGGCGTCGAACTCACCGTCCCGGCCGGGGCCCGAATCGGCGTTGTGGGCGCCTCCGGCTGCGGCAAGACGACGTTGCTTCGGGCCGTCCTCGGTCTGCTGCCCCCGGCCGCGGAGGTCACCGGCCGCATCCTGGTCGGTGGCCGGGACGTCCTCGCTCTCTCCACACGGGAACGACGCGCCCTGCTCGGACCGGTGATCGGCTACGTCGCCCAGGACCCGTTCGCCGCGTGCGACCCGCTGCGCTCGGTGCGCCACCACGTCGGCGAGGCGTGGACCGCTCACGGGCGGCGTCCACCGCCCGGGGCGATCGTCGACGCGCTGGCGCGGGTCGGGATCCCCGCGCCCCAGGTCCGCGCCGGTCAGCGCCCGTACCAGTGGTCGGGCGGGATGCTCCAGCGGGCCACCACGGTCGCCGCCACGGCGCACGGGCCACTGCTCACCCTCGCCGACGAACCGACCAGCGCGCTCGACGCCGACCTCGCCGACGACGCGCTCGAATTGCTGGTGCGAACCTCGTCGGCTCTGCTCCTGGTGAGCCACGACCTCGCCCTGGTGGCACGGCACACCGACCACATCGTCGTCCTGAGTGACGGTCAGATCGTGGAGGAGAACCTCTCCCACACGCTGCTGTGCTCGCCGGTCCACAACGTCACGCGGGCGCTCGTCCGCGCCGCGCGCCCACGGCCGCTGTCACCACTGCCCGCACGGCCCGACGCCCCGGCGGTGGCGCGCGTCCACCAGGCGCGACGGAGCTACCGCGTCGGGCCCGCGACGACGACCGCCGTCGACGGCGTCTGTCTGCGGGTCCGGGCGGGCGAGGTGGTGGGCATCGTCGGAGCTTCCGGGTCCGGCAAGTCGACCCTGCTGCGCATCGTCGCCGGGATGGAGCGACCCGACGCGGGAACGGTGCTCCTCGGGGACACCCCCGTCTGGGGCCGATCGCGCGCACCGCAGACGCCCCGGCCCGGCTACGTCATGCCGGTCTTCCAGAACCCGGTCAGCAGTCTCGATGCGCGCTGGTCGATCTGGCGCAGCGTCACGGAACCGCTCGTGCTGCGCGGCGCCCGGCTCTCCCGCACCCAGCGACGGGACCGAGCCCGGGCGGAGCTCGCCGCCGTGGGGCTCGACGGGCTGGACGTCGACCGCCTCCCGGGTTCGCTGTCGGTCGGCCAGTGCCAGCGGGTCGCCGTCGTCCGCGCGCTGATCGCGGAGCCCGCCCTCGTGGTCGCCGACGAACCGACCGCGAGCCTGGACGTCGAGGCCGCCGCGACGGTCGCCGCGTACCTGCGTTCTGCGGCCGACCGTGGCGTGGGCGTGCTCGTCGTCAGCCATGACGAACCGCGGCTGCGCTCCTACGCCGACCGGGTTCTGCGGATGCGGGAGGGGAAACTCTGCGGGGCGCCGGCGCCGGTCGATCCCACGCTCTCCGGCGCTACCGGCTCCCCCCGCGATCCTCGGACACCTCCACGATGA
- a CDS encoding superoxide dismutase produces MAAYTLPDLAYDYGALEPAITGEILELHHSKHHATYVKGANDTIDAIAELREKEIIPPAALVGLEKTLAFNLSGHILHEIFWTNLTPGGGGEPDGELAAAIDDEFGSFAAFAKQLQTATVSVQGSGWGVLGWEPVGQRLVVQQVYDHHGNVGIGSTPLLVFDAWEHAYYLQYKNVRPDYVTKLWDIVNWANVAERFSAARKG; encoded by the coding sequence ATGGCTGCGTACACCCTTCCCGACCTCGCTTACGACTACGGCGCCCTGGAGCCGGCGATCACGGGCGAGATCCTGGAGCTGCACCATTCCAAGCACCACGCGACCTACGTCAAGGGCGCGAACGACACGATCGATGCGATTGCCGAGCTGCGCGAGAAGGAGATCATTCCGCCGGCCGCCCTGGTCGGACTGGAGAAGACACTCGCCTTCAATCTGTCCGGCCACATCCTGCACGAGATCTTCTGGACCAATCTGACGCCCGGCGGTGGGGGCGAGCCCGACGGTGAGCTGGCGGCGGCGATCGACGACGAGTTCGGTTCGTTCGCCGCGTTTGCGAAGCAGCTGCAGACCGCCACCGTCAGCGTCCAGGGATCCGGGTGGGGCGTACTCGGTTGGGAGCCCGTGGGCCAGCGCCTCGTCGTGCAGCAGGTTTACGACCACCACGGCAACGTCGGCATCGGTTCCACGCCGCTGCTCGTGTTCGACGCGTGGGAGCACGCGTACTACCTGCAGTACAAGAACGTTCGCCCCGACTACGTCACCAAGCTCTGGGACATCGTCAACTGGGCCAACGTCGCCGAGCGATTCTCCGCTGCGCGGAAGGGCTGA